AGGAGGTGGCCTCGTCCAGGATGAGGATAGGCGCATTTTTCAAGAGGGCCCGGGCGATCGAGATCCGCTGGCGCTCCCCTCCGGAGAGCTTCACCCCCCCCTCTCCGATCACGGTGTCGTACCCCTGTGGAAGCCGTTGAATGAATTCATGGGCATTGGCCGCCTTGGCCGCCTCCACGATCTCCTGATCCGACCGACCGAGGCTTCCGTAGGCGATGTTGTTTCTTACGGTATCGTTGAAGAGGATGGTCTGCTGGGTCACCAAACCGATCTGTTCTCTCAGGGATCGAAGGGTGACCTTCCGGATGTCGATCCCGTCGATGAGGATCTGACCGCCGTTTACATCGTAGAACCGAGGGAGGAGGTTGACGAGGGTGGTCTTCCCGGCGCCGCTTAGGCCGACGATGGCGACGATCTCACCGGCCGCAACCGTGAGGTTGATCGATCGAAGCACGGGGACCGTATCGTACTTGAAGGAGACCTCCTTAAATTCGATCCTTTTCGAGAAAGGGGGGAGGACGATCGCATCCTCGGCCTCTTTGATCTCCGCCTCCGTGTCGAGGAGCTCAAAGATTCTCCCGGCTGCAGCAATCCCCTCCTGGACCTCCAAGTTGACCTTGTTCAGATTTCGGACCGGGGCGTAGAGCATGAGCAGGGCCGTCATGAAGGAGAAGAAGGTTCCGGGCGTCACCTCTCCCTGCACCACGCGATACCCTCCCACCCAGAGGATGATGGCGATCCCGATCCCGCCCAAAACCTCCATCAAGGGATGGGAGAGGGCCCGGATCTTGATCCGTTTCATGAAGAGCCTGAAGTAGCGTTCGTTCTCCTCTTTGAACCGCCGTTTCTCGTACTCCTCCATGTTGAAGGCCTTCACGATCCGGTGGCCGGTGATGGTCTCGTGAAGGAAGGCGGTCAGGGACCCCATCCGTTGAAGCCCTTTCCGGCTGAACTTCCGGAGCCTCTTGCCGAACTCTTTGATCGGGACGAGAGCGACGGGAAAGATGGCCAAGGCGACCAGCCCCAGCTTCCAGTCCCGGTGGAAGACGACCGCGGTCAACCCCACGATCGTGACCGCATCCTTGATGAGGGCGGTGATGGCATTGGAGACCGAGGCCTGGACGAGGTTGACATCGTTGGTGATCCTGGAGATGAGGAGGCCGGTGGGGGTCCGGGTGAAGAAGGAGAGCGAGAGGGTCTGCAGGTGGTCGTAGAGCCTCTGCCGGATATCGGCGACCACCCTCAAACCGACATAGTTCATCAGATAGGCCTGGCCGTAATCGAAGATCCCTTTGAGGAGAAAGAGGAGGACGATGGCGATCGGCAGGAGGTAGAGCATCTCCCTGTCTTTCCTCAACAGGAGATCTCCGAGGCCCAGCTGGCGGATGAGATCCTGAATGGCAGGGGGCACCGTCTGAGAAAGCCCCTCCTTCTTGAAGAAGACCCCATCCATCGCGGGCTTGACCAGAAAGGCCTGTGAGGCGGTGAGGAGGGAGACGATCGTCATGAAGAGCATGGCGAGGCCCAGTTTCACCCAATAGGGTTTGACGAGCCGGAGGAGGCGACCGTAAAGAACCATGGTCATCGAATCCGCGTGGGGTCGTTTTCTATCTTTTATCACACTTCCTTCTTTTGAAGCAAGGCGTGGACGATGTGGGCGGCTCGATGGGCTGCCCCTGGCTCTCCGAGAGCCTGTCGAACCGCCCGAAGGGATTCGACGGTCTGGGCATAGAGACGGGGATCGTTCAAGAGGCGAAGGGCTTCCTTTGCGATACGTTCCGGATGGGCCTCATCCTGGATGAGTTCCTTGGCGATCTCTTCTCCCGCGACCAGATTGACCAGGCCGATATGTCTCACCCGGATCAGGGCCCTTCCGATCCAGTAGGAGAGCCGGGAAACTTTATAGACGATCACCATCGGCTTCTGAAGGATGGCCGCCTCAAGGGTGGCGGTGCCCGAGGCGGTGATCAGGAGATCGGAGATCGCCATCGCATCGTAATTCATCCCCTCCACGATTGAAACCTGAAAAGAGGCCTGTCGGAGATAAGGATAAAGATCCCCTTGAGAAATGCCGGGGGCCCGGGGCAGGATGAACTGCAGGTCAGGGATCTCCCGCCGGAGCCTATGGGCGGTGGCGACCATGACGGGCAGGTGCCTCCTCACCTCTTCCTTCCGGCTCCCTGGAAGGAGGCCGATGATCCTCCGATCCGGATCGAGGTTGAACCTCTGGAGGGCCTCTTCTCTGGGAAGGGTGGGCTTGACGATATCGAGGAGGGGATGGCCCACCCACTCCACATCGACCCCCGCGGCCCGGTAGAGGGGGACTTCGAAGGAGAAGAAGACGACCATCTTTGTGACCCATCGGGCGATCGACCGGACCCTTCCCGGCCTCCAGGCCCAGATCTGGGGACTGATATAGTACAAAACGGGGATTCCCTTTCGGTGGGCGAATCTGGCCAGTCTGAGGTTAAATTCCGGGTAGTCGATCAGAATGACAAGCTCCGGCCTTTCCTGAACCATGGCCTTCTTCAAGAGGTTGAGGGTTCGGAGCGCGGTGCCCAGCTTCCGGAAGGCCTCGGAGATGCCGACGACCGAAAGGTTGGCGACGTGCTGGAGGAGCTGAACTCCCCTGCCTTTCAACCCATCGCCGCCGACCCCGAAGAAGTGGACCTTCGGGTCGATCTCCCGGAGGGCGTCCACCAGATGGGCGCCATGAAGGTCTCCGGAGACCTCGCCCGCGACGATCATGATTTTCTTGGGGGACATTGAGCAGTGAGGCCCTCCCTCATCTTCTGGAGGATGGCCAGGGCCATCTCCAGAACCCTTCTCCCTTCGCTTCCGGAGACCAAGGCCTTCTTCCGTTCCCGGACGCTCTGGAGAAAGGAACGGATCTCTTCCTCGAGGGGATCGACCTTTTTTACGGGGAGGCATTCCGCCTGACCGGGATTGAGGGATTCCACAGAGGCCCCGGCGGCCTCTTTCGAAAAGAGGGCGGTCTGGTTCTGAAAATCGACGATCAATACTCCATCGGGCTGATAAATCATGACGTTCCGGACCCGATCCTTGGAGGTCCTGCAGGCGGTGAGACGGGCCCTGCAGCCGTTTTCAAATTCGATCTGGGCGTGGGCCTCATCGAAATGGGGGGTGAGGACGGAGACGCCCCTGGCCTTCAGATCCCTCACCCGGGAGCGTATCAGACGCAGCAGGATATCGAGATCGTGGACCATCAGGTCGAGGACGACATCCACATCGCCCCCCCGTCCGGTGAAGGGCCCGAGGCGGTGAAACTCGATCAGGAAGGGATCTTTGATCCTTCCCTCGGCTGCCTGGAAGGCCGCGTTGAAGCGCTCCTGATGGCCCACCTGAAGGACCAGGCGACGCCCTTCGGCCAGTTCGATCAGCTCGTCGGCCTCTTCGAGGGTGCTGGCGATCGGCTTCTCGACAAGGACGTGGATTCCCCGAAGCAAGCAGTCTTTGGCGATTTCGTGGTGCAGGGAGGTGGGGACAGCGATGCTCACCGATTCGACCCGGCCGAAGAGCTGGGCATGATGGGAGAAGGTTCTGACCGAATATCGACGGGCGATCTCTTGGCGACGGGCGGGATCGATGTCGACCACCCCCACCAGCTCCACCCCTTCCAGCCTCAGGTATTTTTCGATATGGAATCGGCCGAAATATCCCGCACCGATCACACCCACTCGGACTTTTTCCACTTAACGGCAGATCCCCCTTTTGCTCTGTTGAAGAAACGTGAGGAGATGGGCTACCTCCGGCATCTGGGAGAGCTCGGAGGCCTCCACCTTCCGGATCGCTTTCTCCAGAGTCAGACCGGAGCGGAAGAGGATGCGGTAGGCCGCCTTGAGGGCGCGGATGGTCTCTTCGCGAAAGTTGTGGCGTTTCAATCCGACGGTATTGAGACCGAAGAGTTTGGCCCGGCTTCCCGCGGCGAGCATATAGGGTGGGATGTCGAGGACCACCCCGGTCACGCCGCTGACGAAGGCATACGTGCCGATTCGACAGAACTGGTGCACGGCAGAAAGGCCGCCGAGGACCGCCCCGTCTTCGATGAGGATGTGGCCGGCGAGCGTGGCCCCGTTGGCCAGGACGACCTGATGCCCGATCTGACAGTCGTGGGCCACGTGGGAGTAGGCCATGAAGAAGTTCCGGTCTCCGATGACGGTCTTGCCTCCTCCTTTCACCGTTCCGCGATGGAGGGTGACCGATTCCCGGATGATGTTCTCATCCCCGATGATGAGGTAGGTCTTCTCTCCTCGGTAGGCCACGGCCTGGGGTGCCTCGCCGATAGAGGAGAATTGATAGATCCGACAGCGCTTTCCGATCGAGGTCCCCTCGCGGATCACGACATGGGGACCGATCCACGTCCCCTCCCCGATGGAGACGTCCCTTTCAATAATCGAGTAGGGGCCGATCACGACCCCTTCCCCGATCTCCGCTTTCGGATCGACGATGGCCGTTGGGTGGATCATCGCTCCTCCCCCAACATCGCCAGCAGCTCGGCCTCCGCCACCAGCTTCCCCTCCACCAGGGCCCGCCCCTTGAATCCCCACACGGACTGACGCTGGCGTGTCACCTCCAGTTCGAACCGAAGTTGATCTCCCGGGATGACCGGTTTTCGGAAGCGGGCATTGTCGATCCCCAGGAAGAAGACGGGCTTCTTCCGATGGTGGTCGAGCTTCTGCTGATCCTCTGCGGGCATGGACTTGAAGACGAGAACCCCGGCGGTTTGAGCCATGGCCTCCAGGATGAGCACCCCTGGCATGATGGG
This is a stretch of genomic DNA from Thermodesulfobacteriota bacterium. It encodes these proteins:
- the msbA gene encoding lipid A export permease/ATP-binding protein MsbA, encoding MTMVLYGRLLRLVKPYWVKLGLAMLFMTIVSLLTASQAFLVKPAMDGVFFKKEGLSQTVPPAIQDLIRQLGLGDLLLRKDREMLYLLPIAIVLLFLLKGIFDYGQAYLMNYVGLRVVADIRQRLYDHLQTLSLSFFTRTPTGLLISRITNDVNLVQASVSNAITALIKDAVTIVGLTAVVFHRDWKLGLVALAIFPVALVPIKEFGKRLRKFSRKGLQRMGSLTAFLHETITGHRIVKAFNMEEYEKRRFKEENERYFRLFMKRIKIRALSHPLMEVLGGIGIAIILWVGGYRVVQGEVTPGTFFSFMTALLMLYAPVRNLNKVNLEVQEGIAAAGRIFELLDTEAEIKEAEDAIVLPPFSKRIEFKEVSFKYDTVPVLRSINLTVAAGEIVAIVGLSGAGKTTLVNLLPRFYDVNGGQILIDGIDIRKVTLRSLREQIGLVTQQTILFNDTVRNNIAYGSLGRSDQEIVEAAKAANAHEFIQRLPQGYDTVIGEGGVKLSGGERQRISIARALLKNAPILILDEATSSLDSESEAEVQKAMDVLMKGRTAFVIAHRLSTIRNANRIVVLSHGRIVEQGTHEELIRVGGEYRRLYELQFRPDRKSLRQPIKTKRSMEGARRG
- the lpxB gene encoding lipid-A-disaccharide synthase, whose protein sequence is MSPKKIMIVAGEVSGDLHGAHLVDALREIDPKVHFFGVGGDGLKGRGVQLLQHVANLSVVGISEAFRKLGTALRTLNLLKKAMVQERPELVILIDYPEFNLRLARFAHRKGIPVLYYISPQIWAWRPGRVRSIARWVTKMVVFFSFEVPLYRAAGVDVEWVGHPLLDIVKPTLPREEALQRFNLDPDRRIIGLLPGSRKEEVRRHLPVMVATAHRLRREIPDLQFILPRAPGISQGDLYPYLRQASFQVSIVEGMNYDAMAISDLLITASGTATLEAAILQKPMVIVYKVSRLSYWIGRALIRVRHIGLVNLVAGEEIAKELIQDEAHPERIAKEALRLLNDPRLYAQTVESLRAVRQALGEPGAAHRAAHIVHALLQKKEV
- a CDS encoding Gfo/Idh/MocA family oxidoreductase, whose translation is MEKVRVGVIGAGYFGRFHIEKYLRLEGVELVGVVDIDPARRQEIARRYSVRTFSHHAQLFGRVESVSIAVPTSLHHEIAKDCLLRGIHVLVEKPIASTLEEADELIELAEGRRLVLQVGHQERFNAAFQAAEGRIKDPFLIEFHRLGPFTGRGGDVDVVLDLMVHDLDILLRLIRSRVRDLKARGVSVLTPHFDEAHAQIEFENGCRARLTACRTSKDRVRNVMIYQPDGVLIVDFQNQTALFSKEAAGASVESLNPGQAECLPVKKVDPLEEEIRSFLQSVRERKKALVSGSEGRRVLEMALAILQKMREGLTAQCPPRKS
- the lpxA gene encoding acyl-ACP--UDP-N-acetylglucosamine O-acyltransferase gives rise to the protein MIHPTAIVDPKAEIGEGVVIGPYSIIERDVSIGEGTWIGPHVVIREGTSIGKRCRIYQFSSIGEAPQAVAYRGEKTYLIIGDENIIRESVTLHRGTVKGGGKTVIGDRNFFMAYSHVAHDCQIGHQVVLANGATLAGHILIEDGAVLGGLSAVHQFCRIGTYAFVSGVTGVVLDIPPYMLAAGSRAKLFGLNTVGLKRHNFREETIRALKAAYRILFRSGLTLEKAIRKVEASELSQMPEVAHLLTFLQQSKRGICR
- the fabZ gene encoding 3-hydroxyacyl-ACP dehydratase FabZ; the encoded protein is MIEAKEIMAILPHAFPFLLVDRILEIEPGKRIVGLKNVTYNEPFFPGHFPGQPIMPGVLILEAMAQTAGVLVFKSMPAEDQQKLDHHRKKPVFFLGIDNARFRKPVIPGDQLRFELEVTRQRQSVWGFKGRALVEGKLVAEAELLAMLGEER